A window of Christiangramia forsetii KT0803 contains these coding sequences:
- the uvrA gene encoding excinuclease ABC subunit UvrA, which yields MAKTEDRIEVLGARVHNLKNIDVNIPREKLVVITGLSGSGKSSLAFDTIYAEGQRRYIETFSAYARQFLGSLERPDVDKIEGLSPVIAIEQKTTSKNPRSTVGTITEIYDFLRLLFARGAEAYSYNTGEKMVSYTDSQIKDLILEKFQNKKVSILAPVVRSRKGHYRELFEQIAKQGFIKVRTDEEVVDIEKGMKLDRYKTHDIEIVIDRLKIENKPDSDKRLDESIKTAMYHGDDSLMILEQDTGNIRYFSRNLMCPTTGISYPSPEPNSFSFNSPKGACSNCNGIGTLYTVNIDKIIPDKSKSIKNGGLAPHGPQKKNWVFSQLELISERFDFSLNDPIKKVPEEALDMILYGGKEKFSRESKALGITRDYKIDFEGVATFIETTYRNNDSTSLRRWAKEYMDKVVCPVCEGSRLKKEALYFKVNNKNIAELAHLDITDLFNWFEGIEKKLSAKQLQIAEEVIKEIRTRLQFLLDVGLTYLNLNRGSKSLSGGEAQRIRLATQIGSQLVGVLYILDEPSIGLHQRDNEKLINSLESLRDIGNTVIVVEHDKDMIERADHVIDIGPRAGKHGGEIISEGTPSELLKHNTLTADYLSGKKEIPVPKKRRKGNGKKIELKGATGNNLKKVNISIPLGKMIAVTGVSGSGKSTLINETLYPIMNAHYFNGVKVPKPYKSIKGLDHIDKVIDINQSPIGRTPRSNPATYTGLFSEVRSLFAKTPESLIRGYKPGRFSFNVKGGRCETCRGGGLRVIEMNFLPDVYVECETCQGKRFNRETLEIRYKGKSIADILEMTIDEATPFFENIPKIYRKLKTIQDVGLGYISLGQQSTTLSGGEAQRIKLATELSKRDTGNTFYILDEPTTGLHFEDIRVLMDVLNSLTNKGNTVLIIEHNMDVIKLADYIIDIGYEGGKGGGEVVATGTPEEIIKNKKSYTAKFLKKELK from the coding sequence ATGGCAAAAACTGAAGATAGAATTGAAGTACTCGGAGCCCGGGTTCATAATCTAAAAAATATAGATGTTAATATTCCAAGAGAAAAACTTGTTGTTATAACAGGTCTTTCAGGGTCTGGTAAATCATCCCTGGCTTTTGATACTATCTATGCCGAAGGACAAAGGCGGTATATTGAAACCTTTTCGGCTTATGCCAGGCAATTTTTAGGAAGCCTGGAGAGACCTGATGTAGATAAAATCGAAGGCCTTTCACCAGTTATTGCTATAGAACAAAAAACTACCTCTAAGAACCCTAGAAGTACTGTAGGTACTATTACCGAGATCTATGATTTTCTTCGCCTGTTATTTGCAAGAGGTGCTGAAGCTTATAGTTATAATACCGGTGAGAAAATGGTTAGTTATACCGACTCTCAAATCAAAGATCTTATCCTGGAAAAATTTCAAAACAAGAAGGTTAGTATTCTGGCGCCTGTTGTAAGAAGTAGAAAGGGGCATTACCGGGAATTATTTGAACAGATCGCAAAACAGGGCTTCATTAAAGTTAGAACAGATGAAGAAGTAGTTGATATTGAAAAGGGAATGAAGCTTGACCGCTATAAAACCCACGATATCGAGATCGTTATAGATAGACTGAAGATAGAAAACAAACCAGATTCTGATAAACGACTTGACGAAAGTATTAAAACTGCCATGTATCATGGTGATGATTCGCTAATGATCCTTGAACAGGATACTGGAAACATTAGATATTTTAGCAGAAATCTTATGTGTCCTACGACCGGTATAAGCTATCCCAGTCCCGAACCAAACAGCTTTTCATTTAACTCTCCAAAAGGAGCCTGTTCTAATTGCAATGGAATAGGCACCCTTTATACCGTGAATATTGATAAAATTATTCCAGATAAATCAAAATCGATTAAAAATGGAGGTCTGGCACCACATGGACCTCAAAAAAAGAACTGGGTCTTTTCCCAGCTAGAATTGATCTCAGAAAGGTTTGATTTCAGTTTGAATGATCCTATTAAAAAGGTTCCGGAAGAAGCTCTGGACATGATCCTCTATGGAGGGAAAGAAAAGTTCTCTCGTGAATCGAAAGCATTAGGAATAACCAGGGATTATAAAATAGATTTTGAAGGCGTAGCAACTTTTATTGAAACAACTTATAGAAATAATGATTCAACTTCATTAAGAAGATGGGCCAAAGAATATATGGACAAAGTGGTATGCCCCGTATGTGAAGGATCAAGGTTGAAAAAAGAGGCGCTCTATTTTAAAGTCAACAATAAGAATATTGCTGAATTAGCCCATCTTGATATTACCGATCTCTTTAATTGGTTTGAAGGAATTGAAAAAAAACTCAGCGCAAAGCAATTACAAATAGCAGAAGAGGTTATAAAAGAAATAAGAACGAGGCTTCAGTTTCTCCTCGATGTAGGACTAACATACCTTAATCTTAACCGCGGATCTAAATCACTTTCTGGAGGGGAAGCACAACGTATTAGACTTGCAACTCAAATTGGATCTCAACTGGTTGGAGTACTTTATATTCTAGATGAACCCAGTATCGGGCTTCATCAAAGAGATAATGAGAAGCTAATTAATTCTCTGGAGTCACTTCGAGATATAGGCAATACTGTTATTGTGGTTGAACATGATAAAGATATGATCGAAAGAGCAGATCATGTTATTGATATCGGCCCAAGGGCGGGAAAACATGGCGGAGAGATTATAAGTGAAGGAACGCCTTCAGAATTATTAAAGCACAACACACTTACTGCAGATTATCTTAGTGGTAAGAAAGAAATTCCTGTTCCGAAGAAGAGAAGAAAAGGGAACGGTAAGAAAATAGAACTAAAAGGGGCAACAGGAAATAATCTTAAAAAGGTAAATATCAGTATCCCTTTAGGAAAAATGATTGCGGTTACGGGAGTTTCAGGTAGTGGAAAATCCACCCTGATAAACGAAACACTCTACCCGATCATGAATGCCCACTATTTTAATGGGGTAAAAGTACCTAAACCTTACAAAAGCATTAAAGGCCTGGATCATATTGACAAAGTAATCGATATCAACCAAAGTCCTATTGGCCGTACTCCAAGATCTAACCCGGCAACTTATACCGGGCTATTTTCAGAAGTAAGAAGCCTTTTTGCAAAAACACCTGAGTCACTTATAAGAGGATACAAACCAGGTCGTTTTAGTTTCAATGTAAAAGGCGGTAGATGCGAAACCTGCAGAGGTGGCGGACTTAGGGTAATAGAAATGAATTTTCTGCCAGACGTTTATGTCGAATGTGAAACCTGCCAGGGAAAACGTTTCAACCGGGAAACACTGGAGATTCGCTATAAAGGAAAATCTATTGCAGATATTCTTGAAATGACTATTGATGAAGCTACTCCATTCTTTGAAAATATTCCAAAAATCTATAGGAAACTGAAAACCATTCAGGATGTAGGTCTTGGTTATATTAGTCTGGGACAGCAATCTACCACACTATCTGGCGGAGAAGCACAACGAATTAAACTTGCCACAGAACTTTCAAAAAGAGATACCGGAAATACTTTCTATATATTAGACGAGCCAACAACTGGTTTGCACTTTGAAGACATTAGAGTTTTAATGGATGTTCTTAACAGCCTAACCAATAAAGGAAATACCGTATTAATCATTGAACATAATATGGATGTTATTAAGTTAGCAGACTACATTATAGACATAGGTTATGAGGGCGGAAAAGGTGGTGGCGAAGTTGTAGCTACTGGCACTCCTGAAGAAATTATTAAAAATAAGAAAAGCTATACAGCGAAGTTCCTGAAAAAGGAATTAAAATAA
- a CDS encoding helix-turn-helix transcriptional regulator has product MKIINIINCGLKMDKKQLLIVSRDQDLIDTLISQVNANYEITSEKSIHVAYNIALNLLPDTIFFDKTSYNKTSDFRNLKNFKSTHFLAKSFLIVYGRNKDLLIMKKRYKSLIDEYLPEKMKMDHIASIILKNSAPKNFNYWHDCFMGLFNLMAQPIVLLQQNNIIAMNDAFKNTFRIENAEGLKLTDLVNIENKAKVKTSLRNFARGKHMKAVTTTSLLIHHDKLRNAKISFSKLSRNITDQFIMLIDFSGEEYFMDDNIGTHADQVEKCFKENSELTDFSFTKREKEIIGLLCKGYKTKEISDTLFISPKTIEKHRSNIIKRTNSETILESVIYAINHNLVDFPMS; this is encoded by the coding sequence ATGAAGATTATTAATATTATTAATTGTGGATTGAAGATGGATAAAAAACAACTTCTAATTGTAAGTAGGGATCAGGATCTTATAGATACACTTATCTCACAGGTAAATGCCAACTATGAGATCACCTCCGAAAAGTCTATTCATGTAGCTTACAATATTGCTCTCAATCTTTTACCGGATACTATTTTCTTTGACAAGACTTCTTACAATAAAACTTCGGACTTCAGAAATCTTAAAAACTTTAAGTCGACTCATTTCCTTGCGAAAAGTTTCCTTATAGTATATGGTAGAAATAAAGATCTACTGATCATGAAGAAAAGATATAAATCTTTGATAGATGAATATCTTCCCGAAAAGATGAAGATGGATCATATAGCTTCAATAATCCTAAAGAACAGTGCGCCAAAAAATTTCAATTACTGGCATGATTGCTTTATGGGGCTATTTAATTTAATGGCGCAGCCAATTGTTTTGCTACAGCAGAATAATATTATCGCTATGAATGATGCCTTCAAAAATACTTTCAGAATTGAAAATGCAGAGGGTTTGAAACTTACTGATTTGGTAAATATTGAAAATAAAGCAAAGGTAAAAACCAGTCTAAGGAATTTTGCTCGTGGCAAGCATATGAAAGCTGTGACCACCACTTCGTTATTGATTCATCATGACAAATTAAGAAATGCCAAGATCAGTTTTTCTAAGTTGAGCCGAAACATAACAGATCAATTCATTATGCTAATCGATTTTTCTGGAGAAGAATATTTTATGGATGATAATATCGGGACCCATGCAGATCAGGTTGAAAAATGTTTTAAAGAGAATAGTGAATTAACTGATTTCAGCTTTACAAAAAGAGAGAAGGAAATTATAGGACTACTTTGTAAAGGCTATAAGACAAAGGAGATATCAGATACCTTGTTTATTTCTCCTAAAACCATTGAAAAGCACAGATCAAATATTATAAAGAGAACCAACTCAGAAACGATACTAGAGAGTGTTATTTATGCTATTAATCATAATTTGGTAGATTTCCCAATGTCTTGA